From a single Sphingosinicellaceae bacterium genomic region:
- a CDS encoding DUF983 domain-containing protein, whose protein sequence is MTRKLARPLVTGALLGACPQCGAPTLFRSVAGFAKRCPKCGLDFEQFDVGDAAAPFLIFLVGTVVVVGAIWLELSRSPPWWVHALIWVPLTIILTLALLRFAKAMLVALEYKNEAKLGRLE, encoded by the coding sequence TTGACCCGGAAGCTCGCGCGGCCGCTCGTTACCGGCGCGCTGCTCGGAGCCTGTCCGCAATGCGGGGCACCGACCCTGTTCCGCAGCGTCGCCGGTTTCGCCAAGCGCTGCCCCAAGTGCGGTCTCGACTTCGAGCAGTTCGATGTTGGTGATGCCGCCGCTCCCTTCCTGATCTTCTTGGTCGGCACGGTCGTCGTCGTCGGCGCGATCTGGCTTGAACTGTCCCGGTCGCCGCCGTGGTGGGTCCACGCCCTGATCTGGGTACCGCTGACGATCATCCTGACGCTGGCTCTGCTCCGTTTCGCCAAGGCGATGCTGGTTGCCCTCGAGTACAAGAACGAGGCAAAGCTCGGCCGCCTCGAGTGA
- a CDS encoding SURF1 family protein, whose amino-acid sequence MNRRLPLIPTLMTLVMVGTMIWLGFWQLQRREWKHRLIASLEAAEHLPPATPSDFYRAMIGAGSVQYRRAVVACHPGRVTPYDVRGGESATGQSGFLIVVACREPAYTHKKGPDLVVVAGFSDRPELRAPLIVDTEFDGTIIERPYDKQPGRPLFMLIPKTAVPPLTPSRLPSPEDLPDSHLSYAIQWFSFATILAVIYAIFVFRRQRDQRATGVMV is encoded by the coding sequence GTGAACCGTCGCCTCCCCCTGATCCCGACGCTGATGACCCTGGTCATGGTCGGCACGATGATCTGGCTCGGCTTCTGGCAGCTCCAGCGGCGCGAGTGGAAGCACAGGCTCATCGCCAGCCTCGAGGCGGCCGAGCATTTGCCACCCGCGACCCCGAGCGACTTCTACCGCGCGATGATCGGCGCCGGCAGCGTCCAGTACCGCCGCGCCGTCGTCGCTTGCCACCCGGGTCGCGTCACCCCCTATGACGTCCGTGGCGGCGAGAGCGCCACCGGCCAGTCCGGCTTCCTCATCGTCGTCGCCTGTCGCGAGCCGGCGTATACCCACAAGAAGGGCCCCGACCTCGTCGTCGTCGCCGGCTTCAGCGATCGTCCCGAACTCCGCGCGCCCCTCATCGTTGACACCGAGTTCGACGGCACCATCATCGAGCGGCCATACGACAAGCAGCCCGGTCGACCGCTGTTCATGCTCATTCCGAAGACTGCGGTGCCGCCGCTGACGCCGTCCCGCCTGCCGTCGCCCGAGGATTTGCCCGATAGCCACCTGAGCTATGCCATCCAGTGGTTCTCGTTCGCGACGATTCTTGCGGTGATCTACGCAATTTTCGTCTTTCGGCGGCAGCGTGACCAGCGAGCAACCGGGGTGATGGTCTGA
- the thrC gene encoding threonine synthase yields the protein MRYISTRGRAPTLDFEAVTLAGLASDGGLYVPETLPHFSEAAIAGLAGLSYVETAVRICLPFVGEALTEAELRALLAEAYGSFDHDAVTPLVQLDQRYWLLELFHGPTLAFKDVALQVIGQLFERFLKGRGEHLTIIGATSGDTGSAAIHALAGRANLDVFMLHPAGRVSDVQRRQMTTVMAPNVHNIAVTGTFDDAQALVKAMFNDDAFAGRFRLSAVNSINWARLLFQIVYYFYAAVRLGAPGRRISFAVPTGNFGDVFAGYLAARMGLPIERLIVATNVNDILSRALGSGDYSVGHVEPTAAPSMDIQVSSNFERLLFDLHGRDGASLAAAMHGFEVSKRLQLSPDQQAQAAGLFSAARIDADGMALTLRWAHERCGQVIDPHTAIGLAAARAHPGNEPVVTLATAHPAKFRDAVERATGVRPSMPPRAQGLFDREERFDTLPADLAAVEAFIAARAVAR from the coding sequence ATGCGTTACATCAGCACGCGCGGCCGTGCGCCGACCCTCGACTTCGAAGCCGTGACGCTTGCCGGGCTCGCCAGCGACGGCGGGCTCTACGTGCCCGAGACGCTCCCGCATTTCAGCGAAGCCGCGATCGCCGGGTTGGCGGGCCTGTCCTACGTCGAGACCGCGGTGCGCATCTGCCTGCCGTTCGTCGGCGAAGCGCTGACCGAGGCTGAATTGCGCGCGCTGCTCGCCGAAGCCTACGGCAGCTTCGACCACGACGCCGTGACCCCGCTGGTCCAGCTCGACCAGCGGTACTGGCTGCTCGAGCTGTTTCACGGCCCGACGCTGGCGTTCAAGGACGTCGCGCTCCAGGTCATCGGGCAATTGTTCGAGCGCTTCCTCAAGGGGCGCGGCGAGCATCTGACGATCATCGGGGCAACCAGCGGCGACACCGGGTCGGCGGCGATCCACGCGCTGGCCGGGCGCGCCAACCTCGACGTCTTCATGCTGCATCCGGCGGGCCGGGTGTCCGACGTCCAGCGCCGCCAGATGACGACGGTGATGGCGCCCAATGTCCACAATATCGCGGTGACGGGCACGTTCGACGACGCGCAGGCGCTGGTGAAGGCGATGTTCAACGACGATGCGTTTGCGGGGCGTTTCCGGCTGTCGGCGGTCAATTCCATCAACTGGGCGCGGCTGCTGTTCCAGATCGTCTATTATTTCTATGCGGCCGTCCGCCTCGGCGCACCGGGGCGGCGGATCAGCTTCGCGGTCCCGACCGGCAATTTCGGCGACGTCTTCGCGGGCTATCTGGCCGCCCGGATGGGCCTGCCGATCGAGCGGCTGATCGTCGCCACCAACGTCAACGATATCCTGTCGCGGGCGCTCGGCAGCGGCGATTACTCGGTCGGGCACGTCGAGCCGACCGCGGCACCGTCGATGGACATCCAGGTCAGCTCCAACTTCGAGCGGCTGCTGTTCGACCTGCATGGTCGCGATGGGGCCAGCCTTGCCGCCGCGATGCACGGCTTCGAAGTGAGCAAGCGACTGCAGCTTTCGCCCGACCAGCAGGCGCAAGCGGCAGGATTGTTCTCGGCCGCGCGCATCGATGCCGACGGCATGGCGCTGACGCTGCGCTGGGCCCACGAGCGCTGCGGGCAGGTCATCGACCCGCACACCGCGATCGGGCTGGCGGCAGCGCGTGCGCACCCTGGCAACGAGCCGGTGGTGACGCTGGCGACCGCGCACCCGGCGAAGTTCCGCGATGCCGTCGAGCGCGCCACCGGAGTGCGCCCGTCGATGCCGCCACGCGCGCAGGGGCTGTTCGACCGCGAGGAGCGCTTCGACACGCTGCCCGCCGACCTTGCTGCGGTCGAGGCGTTCATCGCCGCACGGGCGGTGGCGCGATGA
- a CDS encoding insulinase family protein, with amino-acid sequence MTRITTLANGLRVVSQAMPHVETVAVALHIDAGARHEGAGVNGVAHLFEHMVFKGTATRSARDIAEVVEDVGGSLNAYTARDMTVFHARLLKDDLGLGVEVIADLVTGPLFDAEETEREKQVVLQELGEARDTPDDIVFDHLQEAAFPGQALGRSILGTDDSIASLGPTHLRDWLATQYRAGSCVLVAAGAVEHEALVAMAEQRLGGLPAGERPATIGASFGGTTHHDRRKFEQAHLTLGLSAPGHGASDHDAAMLFTTAAGGGASSRLFQELREDRGLAYSVYASTTPYADTGLFSVYLATAKRDAAKALALTDTVLAATAAGLTQAELDRAKAQVRAGLLMSLEAPGGWSEYLARSLLVHGRVVPTAEVVARINAVTVDEARAAGAAMLAGPRARADVGAPLLKAA; translated from the coding sequence ATGACCCGGATCACCACCCTCGCCAACGGCCTCCGCGTCGTCAGCCAGGCGATGCCGCACGTCGAGACCGTAGCCGTAGCGCTCCACATCGACGCCGGTGCGCGGCACGAGGGCGCTGGCGTCAACGGTGTCGCGCACCTGTTCGAGCACATGGTTTTCAAGGGCACCGCGACTCGCTCGGCGCGCGACATCGCCGAGGTCGTCGAGGACGTCGGCGGCTCATTGAACGCCTACACCGCGCGCGACATGACGGTGTTTCACGCCCGTCTGCTCAAGGACGACCTCGGGCTCGGGGTCGAGGTCATCGCCGACCTCGTCACCGGGCCGCTGTTCGATGCGGAGGAGACCGAGCGCGAAAAGCAGGTCGTGCTGCAGGAGCTCGGCGAGGCGCGCGACACGCCGGACGACATCGTCTTCGACCACCTCCAGGAGGCCGCGTTCCCAGGCCAGGCGCTCGGCCGCTCGATCCTCGGCACCGACGACAGCATCGCCAGCCTCGGGCCGACGCACCTGCGCGACTGGCTGGCGACGCAGTATCGGGCCGGGTCGTGCGTGCTCGTCGCGGCGGGGGCGGTCGAGCACGAGGCGCTGGTGGCGATGGCGGAACAGCGGCTCGGCGGCCTGCCCGCGGGCGAGCGTCCGGCGACCATCGGGGCGAGCTTCGGCGGCACGACGCATCACGACCGCCGCAAGTTCGAGCAGGCGCATCTGACGCTCGGGTTGTCGGCTCCGGGCCACGGCGCGTCCGACCATGACGCGGCGATGCTGTTCACCACGGCGGCGGGCGGCGGCGCGTCGTCGCGGCTGTTCCAGGAACTGCGCGAGGACCGCGGACTCGCGTACAGTGTCTACGCCAGCACGACGCCCTACGCCGACACCGGGCTGTTCTCGGTTTATCTCGCGACCGCCAAGCGCGACGCGGCAAAGGCGCTGGCGCTGACCGACACCGTCCTCGCCGCGACCGCTGCGGGCCTGACCCAGGCCGAGCTCGACCGGGCGAAGGCGCAGGTTCGCGCCGGGCTGCTGATGTCGCTCGAGGCACCCGGCGGCTGGTCCGAGTATCTGGCGCGCTCGCTGCTGGTCCACGGGCGGGTCGTGCCGACGGCGGAAGTCGTAGCGCGGATCAACGCGGTGACCGTCGACGAGGCCCGCGCCGCCGGGGCCGCGATGCTGGCCGGGCCGCGCGCGCGCGCCGATGTCGGGGCGCCGCTGCTGAAGGCCGCGTGA
- a CDS encoding class I SAM-dependent methyltransferase, translating into MQLSILTAEPWPDYALLDSGNGRKLERYGPYRFIRPEPQALWSPVETEWQADGEFVGGSEEDGGGRWNLSGNVPASWPLGRGALRFHAANTNFRHLAFFPDMAVHWDWMAERLGAGSSVLNVFGYTGVGSLACAAAGASVTHVDASKKAVASAQANAQLSGLSGAPIRWLTDDAMKFIRREVRRGKRYDGIVLDPPKYGRGPEGEVWELYRDLPELVRAARALMDADSRFLVLTVYAIRMSAVAIAELVAEAFADLGGTVTAGEMTIREEGRGRLLPTAIFVRWEAAGAD; encoded by the coding sequence ATGCAACTGAGCATCCTCACCGCCGAGCCTTGGCCCGACTACGCGCTGCTCGACAGCGGCAACGGCCGCAAGCTCGAGCGCTACGGCCCCTACCGCTTCATCCGCCCCGAACCGCAGGCGTTGTGGTCTCCAGTCGAGACCGAATGGCAGGCGGACGGCGAGTTCGTCGGCGGGTCGGAGGAGGACGGCGGCGGGCGCTGGAACCTGTCGGGCAATGTCCCGGCGTCGTGGCCGCTGGGTCGGGGCGCGCTGCGCTTCCACGCCGCGAACACCAACTTCCGCCACCTTGCGTTCTTCCCGGACATGGCGGTGCACTGGGACTGGATGGCCGAGCGGCTCGGAGCGGGGAGCAGCGTGCTCAATGTCTTCGGCTACACCGGCGTCGGCAGCCTGGCGTGCGCTGCCGCCGGAGCCTCGGTTACCCACGTCGATGCGTCGAAGAAGGCGGTCGCCAGCGCGCAGGCCAACGCCCAGCTATCGGGGCTGTCGGGCGCGCCGATCCGCTGGCTGACCGACGACGCGATGAAGTTCATCCGGCGCGAGGTCCGGCGCGGCAAGCGCTACGACGGCATCGTGCTCGACCCGCCCAAATATGGCCGCGGGCCGGAGGGTGAGGTCTGGGAATTGTACCGCGACCTGCCCGAACTGGTGCGCGCGGCGCGCGCGCTGATGGATGCGGACAGCCGCTTCCTGGTGCTGACCGTCTACGCGATCCGCATGTCGGCGGTGGCGATCGCCGAGCTGGTCGCGGAGGCGTTCGCCGACCTCGGCGGAACGGTGACTGCGGGCGAGATGACGATCCGCGAGGAGGGCCGGGGGCGGTTGCTGCCGACCGCGATCTTCGTGCGCTGGGAGGCAGCGGGCGCGGACTAA
- a CDS encoding CDP-alcohol phosphatidyltransferase family protein — protein sequence MSATAVVRIDYPGTPATTFGLSPATRLDRQLARLKPAASRVLMVASDAIVDTPALAHLLAGEPLLVTDAKGRPLLGWVDPAMVDGLRDSFASGTLPAAPPCPVVVAGSFDFASGTLKKREKFLAYGRSDDRSKAPEDALYFASFKGVTDLVTKYAWPHPALLVVRACVALGITPNMVTTLSTLLSIAAIPLLMTHWFAAGLACAWGMTFLDTVDGKLARVTVSYSKFGNYFDHIPDIVFPPIWWWAFMWGAMIDEPPAGDARLWICFGLIMASYVVGRLCEGAFELRNGFGPFVWRPFDARFRLILARRNPNLLILTVALALGMITEGYRVLVAWCVICAVIQLARLGQSELARRRGPLVSFLQGDGSMAPSNPLSEIFARR from the coding sequence ATGAGCGCAACCGCAGTCGTCCGCATCGACTACCCCGGCACCCCCGCGACGACCTTCGGCCTGTCGCCCGCGACCCGACTCGACCGCCAGCTTGCCCGTCTCAAGCCCGCCGCCAGCCGCGTGCTCATGGTCGCCAGCGATGCGATCGTCGACACTCCCGCCCTCGCCCATTTACTGGCCGGCGAGCCGCTGCTGGTCACCGATGCGAAGGGCCGCCCGCTGCTCGGCTGGGTCGACCCGGCGATGGTCGACGGCCTGCGCGACAGCTTCGCCAGCGGCACCTTACCCGCCGCCCCACCCTGCCCCGTCGTGGTCGCGGGCAGCTTCGACTTCGCCAGCGGCACCCTCAAGAAGCGCGAGAAATTCCTCGCCTACGGCCGCTCGGACGACCGCTCGAAAGCGCCCGAGGACGCGCTTTACTTCGCCAGCTTCAAGGGCGTCACCGACCTCGTCACGAAGTACGCCTGGCCGCACCCGGCGCTGCTCGTCGTCCGCGCCTGCGTCGCGCTCGGCATTACGCCGAACATGGTGACGACGCTGTCGACCCTGCTGTCGATCGCCGCGATCCCGCTGCTGATGACCCACTGGTTTGCCGCCGGACTGGCCTGCGCCTGGGGCATGACCTTCCTCGACACCGTCGACGGCAAGCTGGCGCGGGTCACCGTCAGCTACTCGAAATTCGGCAATTACTTCGATCACATCCCCGACATCGTCTTCCCGCCGATCTGGTGGTGGGCGTTCATGTGGGGCGCGATGATCGACGAGCCCCCCGCCGGCGACGCGCGCCTGTGGATCTGTTTCGGGCTGATCATGGCGAGCTATGTCGTCGGCCGCCTGTGCGAGGGTGCCTTCGAACTCCGGAACGGCTTCGGCCCGTTCGTCTGGCGGCCCTTCGATGCGCGCTTCCGCCTGATCCTCGCGCGCCGCAACCCGAACCTGCTGATCCTCACCGTGGCCCTGGCGCTCGGCATGATCACCGAAGGATACCGCGTGCTGGTCGCCTGGTGCGTGATCTGCGCGGTCATCCAACTCGCCCGCCTCGGCCAGTCGGAGCTCGCCCGCCGCCGTGGCCCGCTGGTGTCGTTCCTGCAGGGCGACGGCAGCATGGCCCCGTCCAACCCGCTGAGCGAAATCTTCGCGCGGCGGTAG
- a CDS encoding HIT family protein, with protein MHATLAKFGYGPGTVFEDEHWAVVVRAAQPTLGAVVLIAKREVEAFGDLTPDEGAALPAMAARIALAQAGVSQPQRVNYLMLMMVDRHVHFHVIPRYEQARAWRGRSFPDAGWPGVPELGAAVTLDADGVAQMVRDLRDALNGTTLGG; from the coding sequence ATGCATGCGACACTCGCCAAGTTCGGCTACGGCCCCGGCACGGTCTTCGAGGACGAGCATTGGGCGGTCGTGGTTCGTGCCGCTCAGCCGACGCTCGGCGCGGTCGTGCTGATCGCCAAGCGCGAGGTCGAGGCGTTTGGCGACCTGACCCCCGACGAAGGCGCGGCGCTGCCGGCGATGGCGGCGCGGATCGCGCTGGCGCAGGCTGGTGTCTCGCAGCCGCAGAGGGTCAACTACCTGATGTTGATGATGGTCGACCGCCACGTCCATTTTCACGTCATTCCGCGCTACGAGCAGGCGCGCGCATGGCGCGGGCGCAGCTTTCCCGATGCCGGCTGGCCGGGGGTGCCCGAACTCGGCGCGGCGGTGACGCTCGATGCGGACGGCGTGGCTCAGATGGTTCGCGACCTGCGCGACGCGCTGAACGGCACCACGCTCGGGGGCTGA
- a CDS encoding phosphocholine cytidylyltransferase family protein: protein MHAVILSAGQGSRLAPLTATTPKCLIDFHGRSLLEWQVAALAAAGVDRMTVVTGFEAGQVRDRLAAAHVNVETLHNPFYRIADNISSVWLARGVLAAGDAIVLNGDTLIGPELIAQAIAGASAPVNVTIAVKPAYDADDMKVTLAAGRVTAVSKLLPPGETDAESIGMLVMKGTGGATFAAMVDRVIAREGGTGNYYLSAVAELAITGVVGATDVTGHESAEVDFPADLPGARALTASWSTATWAQPPSVVPFSASRRSRTI from the coding sequence TTGCACGCAGTCATCCTTTCCGCCGGCCAGGGGTCGCGGCTCGCGCCGCTGACCGCCACGACGCCGAAGTGCCTGATCGACTTCCACGGCCGCAGCCTGCTCGAGTGGCAGGTGGCGGCGCTGGCCGCCGCCGGGGTCGACCGCATGACCGTGGTCACCGGCTTCGAGGCTGGGCAGGTCCGCGACCGGCTGGCGGCGGCGCACGTCAACGTCGAGACGCTGCACAACCCGTTCTACCGGATCGCCGACAACATCTCGTCGGTCTGGCTGGCGCGCGGCGTGCTGGCCGCGGGCGACGCCATTGTCCTCAACGGTGACACGCTGATCGGGCCCGAGCTGATCGCGCAGGCGATCGCCGGGGCCTCCGCTCCGGTCAACGTCACGATCGCGGTCAAGCCCGCCTACGACGCCGACGACATGAAGGTGACGCTCGCCGCCGGCCGCGTTACGGCGGTGTCGAAGCTGCTGCCCCCCGGCGAGACCGACGCCGAGTCGATCGGCATGCTGGTGATGAAGGGCACGGGCGGCGCGACCTTCGCCGCGATGGTCGACCGCGTCATCGCGCGCGAGGGCGGCACCGGCAACTACTACCTCAGCGCCGTGGCGGAACTGGCGATCACCGGAGTCGTCGGCGCGACCGACGTCACCGGCCACGAATCCGCCGAGGTCGACTTCCCGGCCGATCTGCCCGGGGCGCGTGCGCTGACCGCGTCATGGTCGACCGCCACCTGGGCTCAGCCCCCGAGCGTGGTGCCGTTCAGCGCGTCGCGCAGGTCGCGAACCATCTGA
- a CDS encoding class I SAM-dependent methyltransferase, translating into MSRALAVLPLLVLIGASPSRFPQVERPVASIVADEWSDENSRDAAREAEQVMVFLGAKPGMVVADIGAGSGYYTVRLAPRLLPTGRVIAEDIVPAYITALRQRVREQRLKNVTVVRGAPDNPHLPLNSVDAALMVHMYHEVRQPYALLWHVHGALRRGGKVAIVDVDRPAAQHGTPRAQLACELAAVGFRRIGDLDLGAAGGYLAVFEPVGRRPAPSAIKPCVRAPA; encoded by the coding sequence ATGTCCCGAGCCCTTGCCGTCCTGCCCCTGCTCGTCCTGATCGGCGCGAGCCCCAGCCGCTTTCCGCAGGTCGAGCGCCCGGTCGCCTCGATCGTCGCCGATGAATGGTCCGACGAAAACAGCCGCGATGCCGCCCGCGAGGCCGAGCAGGTGATGGTCTTCCTGGGCGCAAAGCCCGGCATGGTCGTCGCCGACATCGGGGCCGGCAGCGGCTATTACACCGTCCGCCTCGCGCCGCGCCTGCTGCCGACCGGCCGCGTCATCGCCGAGGATATCGTGCCCGCCTACATCACCGCGCTGCGCCAGCGCGTCCGCGAGCAGCGCCTGAAGAACGTCACCGTCGTGCGCGGCGCACCCGACAATCCGCACCTGCCGCTCAACAGCGTCGACGCCGCGCTGATGGTCCACATGTACCACGAGGTTCGCCAGCCCTACGCCTTGCTGTGGCACGTCCACGGGGCCCTGCGCCGCGGCGGCAAGGTCGCGATCGTCGACGTCGACCGGCCCGCCGCCCAGCACGGCACGCCCCGCGCCCAGCTTGCTTGCGAACTCGCCGCAGTCGGCTTCCGTCGCATCGGCGATCTCGATCTCGGCGCGGCGGGCGGCTACCTCGCGGTGTTCGAGCCGGTCGGCCGACGTCCGGCACCGTCGGCGATCAAGCCGTGCGTGCGCGCGCCGGCCTGA
- a CDS encoding M23 family metallopeptidase, giving the protein MLVADGFAPSLSGFGGNATGPRRRRFDHAALIDRLAGADIAIDLGDGIGSRTWWRGIATLALLSVATLYAGTHMTPLPVAVRGTMTPAQYDDARPDTIAPLALGAATGRFTAPTARVRALSEIPERPRVEKTATLRPSDNFEGALRRAGVGKEDANDAARAIGGAVRLDQIRTTTDIDVVLGRRETKSVPRPLESLAFRAAFDLRVELTRAENGTLQLKRIPIAIDSTPLRVSGVVGGSMARSAKASGLPADVIADAIQQLGYVVDFQHGIGRHDKFTLIVEHKRAETGETQTGKLMYAALGNAELMRWDYSGASQFFRANGESARKGLMKTPVDGARLTSDFGMRFHPLLNYSRMHQGVDFGVPMGTPIKAAASGKVSFVGWHGGHGNYVMLAHSKTLSTAYAHMSKFAVKPGQQVVQGQVIGYVGSTGLSTGPHLHYETWLNGKPVNPITLKFLGGTNLAGGDLARFKAAMAKLRG; this is encoded by the coding sequence GTGCTGGTCGCGGACGGGTTCGCCCCGTCGCTGTCCGGCTTCGGCGGGAACGCCACCGGGCCGCGCCGCCGTCGCTTCGACCATGCCGCCCTGATCGACCGGCTCGCCGGTGCCGACATTGCCATCGACCTCGGCGACGGCATCGGCTCGCGGACCTGGTGGCGCGGCATCGCGACGCTGGCGCTGCTGTCGGTCGCGACCCTCTACGCCGGTACTCATATGACGCCGCTGCCGGTCGCGGTGCGCGGCACGATGACCCCGGCCCAGTACGACGACGCCCGCCCCGACACCATCGCCCCGCTGGCGCTCGGTGCCGCGACCGGCCGCTTCACTGCCCCGACCGCCCGCGTTCGCGCCCTGTCGGAAATCCCCGAGCGCCCGCGCGTCGAAAAGACCGCGACGCTCCGCCCGTCGGACAATTTCGAAGGCGCGCTGCGCCGCGCCGGGGTCGGCAAGGAGGACGCCAACGATGCCGCCCGCGCGATCGGCGGTGCCGTCCGCCTCGACCAGATCCGCACCACCACCGACATCGACGTCGTGCTCGGCCGCCGCGAGACCAAGAGCGTGCCGCGCCCCCTCGAAAGCCTCGCCTTCCGCGCCGCCTTCGACCTCCGCGTCGAACTGACCCGTGCCGAGAACGGCACCCTGCAGCTGAAGCGCATACCGATCGCCATCGACTCGACACCCCTGCGCGTCAGCGGCGTCGTCGGCGGCAGCATGGCACGCTCGGCGAAGGCCAGCGGTTTGCCCGCCGACGTCATCGCCGATGCGATCCAGCAGCTCGGCTATGTCGTCGATTTCCAGCACGGCATCGGCCGCCACGACAAGTTCACACTCATCGTCGAGCACAAGCGCGCCGAGACCGGCGAAACCCAGACCGGCAAATTGATGTATGCCGCGCTCGGCAACGCCGAGTTGATGCGCTGGGATTACAGCGGCGCGTCGCAGTTCTTCCGCGCCAACGGCGAGAGCGCCCGCAAGGGCCTGATGAAGACCCCGGTCGACGGCGCGCGGCTGACGTCGGACTTCGGCATGCGCTTCCACCCGCTGCTCAATTATTCGCGGATGCACCAGGGCGTCGACTTCGGCGTGCCGATGGGGACCCCGATCAAGGCGGCGGCGAGCGGCAAGGTGAGCTTCGTTGGCTGGCACGGCGGCCACGGCAACTACGTCATGCTGGCGCACAGCAAGACGCTCAGCACGGCCTACGCGCACATGTCGAAGTTCGCGGTGAAGCCCGGCCAGCAGGTCGTGCAGGGCCAGGTCATCGGTTACGTTGGCTCCACGGGGCTGTCGACCGGTCCGCACCTCCACTACGAGACCTGGCTCAACGGCAAGCCGGTCAACCCGATCACGCTCAAGTTCCTCGGCGGCACCAATCTTGCCGGCGGTGACCTGGCGCGCTTCAAGGCCGCGATGGCGAAGCTGCGCGGCTAG